Proteins encoded within one genomic window of Citricoccus muralis:
- a CDS encoding prephenate dehydrogenase: protein MTPTPAEDTAALEKVTQTTQARHTIPTPVLVRGTGLLGTSIGLGLRAAGLEVLLSDPSPSALAVAQDIGAGTILDSESAAATGRQPGTVVVAAPPDVAGEEIIRALEMYPSAVVLDIASVKGAIAEQVHRAVIDQRITASQASRYVGTHPMAGRERSGPVAARGALFTAAPWVICAEDSTRPDSVAAAEDLARLLGATVFTMTAAEHDDSVALISHLPQIAASLLASRLQDTSTLALSLAGNGLRDTTRIAASDPQLWVQILTANAPQIAPILHGMREDLDRLITTLENPTADGSRLDVAQLISEGNRGQARIPGKHGAPPQAFSVVTVLVDDTPGQIVAVLTDVAEAGINVEDLRLDHSAGYEVGMLEVSVVPGRKEKLVEELTNRGWKVV, encoded by the coding sequence ATGACCCCGACTCCAGCCGAAGATACCGCGGCGCTGGAGAAGGTCACCCAGACCACTCAAGCCCGCCATACGATTCCGACGCCGGTGCTGGTGCGCGGCACCGGGCTGCTCGGTACCTCCATCGGACTGGGCCTGCGCGCCGCAGGGCTCGAGGTGTTGCTTTCCGACCCGTCACCCTCGGCTCTGGCCGTGGCGCAGGACATCGGCGCCGGAACCATCCTGGACTCTGAGTCTGCTGCGGCCACGGGCCGCCAGCCCGGCACCGTGGTGGTGGCTGCCCCTCCTGACGTGGCAGGCGAGGAGATCATCCGCGCGCTGGAAATGTATCCGAGCGCCGTCGTGTTGGACATTGCCTCCGTGAAGGGTGCGATCGCCGAACAGGTGCATCGTGCCGTGATTGATCAGCGCATCACCGCATCTCAAGCCAGCCGCTACGTGGGCACTCACCCGATGGCCGGACGCGAACGCTCCGGCCCGGTCGCTGCTCGTGGTGCGCTGTTCACCGCGGCCCCGTGGGTGATCTGCGCTGAGGATTCGACCCGGCCGGATTCCGTGGCCGCCGCCGAGGACCTGGCGCGGCTACTGGGAGCCACCGTGTTCACTATGACCGCAGCCGAGCACGACGATTCGGTGGCCTTGATCTCGCACCTGCCTCAGATCGCGGCCTCGCTGTTGGCCTCACGGCTCCAGGACACGTCCACGCTGGCGCTGTCCCTTGCCGGAAACGGGCTGCGTGACACCACTCGGATCGCGGCCTCGGACCCGCAACTGTGGGTGCAGATCCTCACCGCCAACGCCCCACAGATCGCCCCGATCCTGCATGGCATGCGCGAGGATCTGGACCGGCTGATCACCACCTTAGAGAACCCGACGGCGGATGGCTCGCGGCTCGACGTCGCCCAGCTGATCTCCGAGGGGAACCGCGGCCAGGCCCGGATTCCTGGCAAGCACGGTGCCCCTCCGCAGGCTTTTTCAGTCGTGACCGTGCTGGTGGACGACACCCCGGGACAGATCGTGGCGGTGCTCACCGATGTGGCCGAGGCTGGCATCAACGTGGAGGACCTGCGCCTGGATCACTCCGCCGGCTACGAGGTCGGCATGCTGGAAGTGTCGGTCGTGCCCGGCCGCAAGGAAAAACTCGTCGAGGAACTGACGAATCGCGGATGGAAGGTGGTTTGA
- a CDS encoding pseudouridine synthase: protein MSNRKPRGSGPGNSPRRASSRRTPATGHKGGPFGQADYDRNLGAARNVKKNRPTGDQAEQNFSQVHQPEGERLQKVLAGAGVASRRVCEDLITEGRVEVDGVIVTELGVRVDPATAVIHVDGIRVRASTQQVYYAFNKPRGVISTMEDPEGRPCIADYVKDTRERLFHVGRLDNETEGLLVLTNDGELANRLAHPRYNIAKTYLVQVRGPLDKGIGKQLREGVELEDGLARVDSFRVVDSTPGHVLVEVVLHSGKNRVVRRMFKEVGYPVQRLVRVAMGPITLGNQKQGTVRPLNDQEIGHLMSAVKL, encoded by the coding sequence ATGAGCAACCGCAAGCCGAGAGGCTCCGGTCCAGGGAATTCTCCCCGCCGTGCCTCATCCCGCCGTACTCCCGCCACCGGTCACAAGGGCGGCCCCTTCGGCCAAGCCGACTACGATCGCAATCTGGGCGCGGCCCGCAATGTCAAGAAGAACCGTCCCACCGGGGATCAGGCCGAACAGAACTTCTCCCAGGTGCACCAGCCCGAAGGCGAGCGCCTGCAGAAGGTGCTGGCTGGGGCCGGTGTGGCCTCGCGTCGAGTATGCGAGGACCTGATCACCGAAGGTCGCGTTGAAGTCGACGGCGTCATCGTCACCGAACTCGGTGTGCGCGTCGATCCCGCCACCGCGGTGATCCACGTTGACGGCATCCGCGTCCGGGCGTCGACCCAACAGGTCTACTACGCCTTCAATAAGCCCCGTGGTGTTATCTCCACCATGGAGGACCCGGAGGGCCGGCCCTGCATCGCAGACTACGTCAAGGACACTCGGGAGCGCCTGTTCCACGTGGGCCGCCTCGACAACGAGACCGAAGGGCTACTCGTTTTGACCAACGACGGCGAATTGGCCAACCGGCTGGCTCACCCGCGTTACAACATCGCCAAGACCTACCTGGTGCAGGTGCGCGGTCCACTCGACAAAGGCATCGGGAAGCAGCTGCGCGAGGGCGTGGAACTTGAGGACGGCCTAGCCCGGGTCGATTCGTTCCGTGTGGTGGACTCCACCCCCGGGCACGTGCTCGTCGAGGTGGTGCTGCACTCCGGGAAAAACCGCGTGGTGCGCCGCATGTTCAAGGAGGTTGGCTACCCTGTGCAGCGCCTGGTGCGCGTGGCCATGGGCCCGATCACTCTTGGCAACCAGAAACAGGGCACCGTGCGCCCGCTCAATGATCAGGAGATCGGACACCTGATGTCGGCGGTCAAGCTATGA
- a CDS encoding Swt1 family HEPN domain-containing protein encodes MTLTTMPEADLPSYWISSALKILSPALDQHLARVMAEEIGPDLEWTMVLSELDRQKGVPPRAYEHTDPALQLRMITERLGALGHPFDRGNHRRLFSTYGQVLRLSRNLVAHPGDEIEPFHALTAVNAAAELASYIKAEQTLTSLEQLRAKILIFMYRDTKENPLSDPHPREDHSDVIADDTRVDEVADPTDASEETSPTTVKTAPPAQSSEEKKSSQLSARTSLTQRIMAWEPMEPELIGERDQIENMRTGRARAVVRQAIESLVDDYGPIHQDDLVRGVTRMFGVKRTSKKLTKSISHQLQNAPITIDDDGFCWKNDTEPRRWRLFRESSQEQRPIKAISPWELMNLVDVVLAEQASGLAPDELITALGNRFGIQRVFTANADWLKRAIRCAQEAELIHLSDGRYHSVQAMDPSRLGKIVQVAQAGQQGRELR; translated from the coding sequence ATGACCCTGACCACCATGCCGGAAGCAGATCTGCCCAGCTATTGGATCTCATCCGCACTGAAGATTCTGAGCCCTGCTCTCGACCAGCACCTCGCCAGGGTCATGGCCGAGGAAATCGGCCCCGATCTCGAATGGACCATGGTGCTGTCCGAACTGGACCGACAGAAGGGCGTCCCGCCCCGCGCCTATGAACACACCGACCCGGCCTTGCAGCTCAGAATGATCACGGAACGGTTGGGCGCCCTGGGGCACCCCTTCGACCGTGGCAATCATCGCCGACTTTTCAGCACCTACGGCCAGGTGCTGCGGCTGTCCCGGAACCTGGTGGCGCATCCCGGCGACGAGATCGAGCCGTTCCATGCTCTCACAGCCGTCAACGCTGCAGCCGAGCTTGCGTCATACATCAAAGCCGAACAGACACTGACATCACTCGAGCAGCTGCGCGCCAAGATCCTGATATTCATGTATCGCGATACCAAAGAGAACCCCCTCTCGGATCCACACCCCCGTGAGGATCACTCCGACGTCATCGCCGATGACACCCGCGTCGACGAGGTCGCTGATCCCACCGATGCTTCTGAAGAAACGTCACCCACCACAGTGAAAACGGCGCCACCGGCGCAGTCCAGTGAAGAGAAAAAGTCCTCACAACTCAGTGCCCGGACGTCACTGACGCAACGGATCATGGCTTGGGAGCCGATGGAACCGGAATTGATCGGTGAACGCGATCAGATCGAGAACATGCGCACCGGCCGCGCTCGCGCGGTCGTACGCCAGGCCATCGAGTCGCTGGTGGATGATTATGGCCCGATCCACCAAGACGATCTCGTCCGTGGGGTCACTCGCATGTTCGGCGTGAAGCGGACATCCAAGAAACTGACGAAGAGCATTTCTCACCAGTTACAGAACGCGCCCATCACCATCGATGACGACGGGTTCTGCTGGAAAAACGACACCGAGCCCCGTCGGTGGCGTCTCTTCCGCGAGTCGTCGCAAGAACAGCGTCCGATCAAGGCCATCTCGCCCTGGGAACTGATGAATCTGGTCGACGTCGTTCTGGCCGAACAGGCTTCAGGGCTAGCCCCGGACGAGCTGATCACGGCCCTGGGAAACCGTTTCGGCATACAGCGCGTGTTCACGGCGAACGCCGACTGGCTGAAACGCGCTATTCGCTGTGCTCAGGAAGCCGAGCTGATTCACCTCTCCGACGGTCGCTACCACTCGGTGCAGGCGATGGATCCCTCACGACTCGGGAAAATCGTCCAAGTCGCCCAGGCCGGGCAGCAAGGGCGAGAGCTTCGGTAG